Within the Falco rusticolus isolate bFalRus1 chromosome 17, bFalRus1.pri, whole genome shotgun sequence genome, the region TGAAGATTCcctgcctcaaaaaaaaaaaaaaaaaagcagccagtaGTTTTTCCTGTGATTCATTAGACCAGGCACTGGCTCATTATCTGGGGCCACCCACCCATTTCCAGGGCtgatcttttccttccttccttttttttttttttttttttttaatgtatgaagTTAGAACAATATCTTAAGCTTTGATCAAAGTTATCCACCATTCCTGGTGGATATTAACGGTAAAGAGGGAGGTGTATTTGTGAGTGTGGGCTGTTCCTCTGTGTTTGTTTACTGCAGGGGTTAAAATACAGCTCCAAACCAGTATCATAGAATGAATGTCCCTAACTGGGTTTGGTCATGTAGGAgatatggaaagaaaagtacTTTGTTATGGGGTTTTTATGCATCTTGTCAAGGTACTGCATACACTTCTCTCTTTGAGAGTAGAGATTGACTtctactaatattttttttttgtgctaatCACATGGTTGCATCTTAGAATATAGGCCAGACAAGCAAATTTCATCAGCAAATACTCACATTATGTGAGTAAAGCAAAGCTTTATTGTTTATCAGTCCTCTGACCTGTACAGCTCAGTTACAGCAGTCTGCTTGCCTGTTTCAGTGTATCCGCAACAACTGGTGCATGGGGTGATGTCTAGAGCATCACTGTGGCTCTTGTATGCTTGAGGGAAGTGTTTGCGTTTTCAGTACTTTGCATTTTTAGTTTACTGGGACATCAGAAAACAGCCTTTCCAATAAATACTGGCTTCCAAGGCATCTTTCCAATTTAGTCAGCCTCAGTCTTTCCTACCTAAAAGATGTGCTCAAGCACTCCCATAAGAAATGGGTAACACTTTGCCATTGAGAGTTTGCCATTCTTGTTAGCCAAAGGGATTTCAGAAGAAGCATGCAGTGACTGGCACAGTTTTGCTCTGTATTCAAAGTAGATTGCTTGTTTTCCACCCTGCGACAGCTGAATGCCATTTCACAGCATCAGCAGAGTCAGGGCTTTGTGGAGCTTGAGCCGAGAGCCTTTCACCCACTCGGAAGAGCTACCGTGTTTAATGTGGAATGGCTTACTTCCTGTTTATGCTCGTAGGGATGCCCAGATGTGAGCAGAGCATACACAGAAAGCTGAACCACACCTGGTGACCACAGGCAGCATTGGTTTGGAGCAGTCTCTGGAGGCAAAAACATGTCGTGTGTGCTCTGTCAAGTAACGTGCAGCTAGTATCACAGCTTTCCTCTGTAGGTTGAGCATGCTTTGCTAGTTAAACATGCTAAAGTATGCTTGAAATTAAGCTCCTTTAAAGGTGACGGCACATTTTGGTTGAAGGTGCTGGAGCTCACTCCTGCATTTCAGAGAAAGGTGTTGTAGGTGACTCGTCCAGAGGAAAGCCCTCTTTCTCGGTGGCCTCACTAGAATGTGCCTATGCAGAACAATATGTCATCACTTGCACACTCTAGTATGAATTACCTCTTAAGGACTGGTTACCATGACTGTAATGAATCAAGAAGAGTCCAAATTTAAACCTCAGATTTGGAAGAGTgcatcagctctgctgtgcatgGGCTTGTGCTGTCAGTGATCGACACTGGAACAAAACACTGTCACAGGCTTTCACAAATGCATAGCATTTAGCCTGTAACCATTTCAGTTGAAATTGGTGATTAAATTTCTTGGAACCAAGATAGATCAGCTCTGAGGACTCTTTTGAATCCAGGCCTGGTTTCCCTCTTACGTCTTTTTTGCATGGATATCTGTTTTCATATGGTTTCTTATCATGGTGGTGAACATgtagaaaaatatctgtgtgtttatgaagttcagttttgttttttagaacTTCATGGGAGTGATTCAGTAGGATGAGGCTGTTGGTATcctaaaaaacacatttccagcTGGAACGGCTGATTCTAAACACTGTAGATGGTAAAGCCTAGTTTCCTTAATTCTTACATATCATCAATAGAAACCTAATCATTCTTATCTTTGTTCTTGAGAAACTAAACCTTGTTTAGTCTGGATGGGAACATTAAGGATTTTTATTAACAATTTATGGATTTATAGGCTATTGCAAGAACTAAACTCTTTAATTGCTCAACATGAAATTCTTTGGTGGTGACATAGTCAAGGAAGCCACACAACAGTAAATGATTAAATCTTCTGTTGAGCAAGAGTTGATACTTACATTCCACAACGgtgtgaaaggaaagaaggtaAGTCATGGACATAGATGGCAGGTTGCTGTAGTATGAGGATATTAGACTGATTATATTGTGGAGATGCTGTGTTTTCAAGCAAGACTTTCCTTTGTTTCTAGTTTGTTTGGGGCCACTTGGTTAAAAGACACTGTTAACCACAGGGTCAACGAGGAATTAATCGAGCACATGCTTCATGTAACTGCCTACAAATAGTATGCATTTGCTTGTGTTCCAGCTGTGGAAATGCAAGGGCTTTTGCAAATTTTTTCAAGATTTGAGTATCTTACCTGGAAAGCAGGTGACTTGTAGGAGTGGTTGTGAAGAGGGGGGACATCCGTCAGTGCAGCGCCAGTTCAGCCTGTGAGAGCTAGGTCACTTGCATGTATTTGACCTGTCTAGATTTTATTGTCTCTTATTAGGGGGAAAACATCAACTTTTGCCCATATAAGATGTATTAATGAGCATTTTTATTAGCTTGGAGCCTAGCTGAAACCTTGAAGGTTAACTGTTTCGAAATCCCTTCTGATGATAGAAGGATTATTGTCCTCACCATACACTTAATTTTTCATAGTCTTAACTTACTCAATTGGAGTCTGCTGTTAGAGGAATAGTACGTGCACCTAGTAAGTGGAAAAACATGAGGTTGGTCTCCTTGTTGTTGCTCTGATCAGAAATGGCAAGGGCTAGGTGGGCTTTGGAGATCACACAGGTGACATGGACTGCCCTGCTGTTCAGCAGGTAGATCACTTTAATTACTGGCTCATGTCTGTTAACCAGGGACCTTTGATGTGACACTTGTGAGTTTTTCATGTCTGAATGCTCTTACTCTTACAGCAGATAACAGGATATGAATCGGACTGTGTTCAGATCtctttatttctaaatggaAAACTGGGGAAGAGGAATATTGACTACAAGgtacttttttctttagctagttttctattttaagtatATTGAAATGCAAATTTGTTTTTGTATTGCAGGCCCAGCATAGAGACACGTTCCTTGAAGAACGCTATGGGAAGTACAACATCAGTGATCCATTAATGGCTCTGCAGAGAGATTTTGAGACCCTGAAAGAGGGAAATCGTGGTGAAAAGCAACCAGTATGCTCCAATCCATTATCTATTTTGAAAGTGGTGATGAAACATTGCAAGAATATGCAGGAAAGAATGTTATCCCAACTAGCCGCTGCAGAAAGCAGGCACAGAAAGGTAGGTTTTGCTTCAGCTTCAAATGAGATATGCAGAAGTTAACATGTTATCAAAACACAACTATtaacttcagcagaaacacaCCTTGAATGTTGGTAACTGAAAGGACTTTGCACTTTTGTTTAAACTTCTTACTCAGTACAGTACACCTGGTAAGCTTATTAATGGTAATTCCAAAATTGGAAATACACAGAAGATGTTTTTGTTAGTTCCTTTTTTGTATGTCCTAGCTTATTTACAGCTGGAAGGTATAGTGCTTACCAAAATGTTAGAAAGGATTTCTGGAAGAATGGACTCTCAGCAGACACGTTGCTGTTCTGCCTGTGACTTGTTCTCTGTGATTGTTGAAGAGCTGGTACCAGGTAGTTATGAGGCTGCACCTCCTTGTACTTTCCTAAGGAAGTATGGCATCACCAAAACTATTTTTCACACTATTTGGCCTCTTTAATAAAGCCCCTATTACTATTCTTCATATAATAGCTTTAATGTATATTGACAGCAATGAAGTGCTTGGTCCACGTGTCAGACTGTGTGCTCCCACAGAGGTTTGCTTCTCTGGTATACATACCGTGGTGTGCTAGAGGAGCATGAAGCCACACACAAGTCTGAGAACAAGAGTCTACTGAACTCTGCTTCTTGGAGTCTTGCTACAACGTACTGTCTTTATGTAACTAGttagcttttgaaaaaagaaagcatttacaTGTTGTTGTCCTGCAGTAAATGTAAGCAAGTCAAAATGATGGAATGTATTTGTCCCTGCTCTGTAGCCAGGGCAGAGAATAATTGCCCAAGAGTGTATCACTGGAATCTGCGACTGGGAGGAGCTCTCTGGAACATCCCTGCAGTCACCTGCGTTGCAGCACTCTATATTAACCTCTTTGCATACTTCTTTTCTACCTTAAAAAACAATTgggatttttgcttttacttgcaTCACCGGCAGACTGAGGTGGTGCCGTTATGCGGGTGGCTAGAAGCTCTCTTTTACAATGTCAGATCTGGGTGTACTTTTGGCTAGTGCCTGTGCTTGGGCCAATACCatcctgtattttttcaagTATGTCACTCTTGCTTTGATGAAAACTTACTAAATCATGTACAAAAATCTCAAATACAAGTAGTCATGTTCTGTTTCTAATCAAAAGGTTCAAAGTTGAACCCTCAGTTTCATTGCTCATCAGCATGTGGTTAAAGTTTATTTTCCCGTAATCTGGTTTGATGGGGATAAGGTAGAGCAAGTTCCTTTCAGTCTGAACAAATCTGAAgcatttctgttgcagaaacCTTACTATGACGTAAGCAGCCAACTTGACTTTACATCACAGGCACCATGCTTGGAGTGGGCAGCTGGAGTTACCTTCAGCTTTTGGTTACTGGAAGTAACACCAAGGCTGTGTGTGTCACTTCTCAGCCAAGTGTCTAGCTAAATCAAGCTATTAAAGCCAGAtactttcttccccttctccttctgtCCTTCCTGTCTCCTTCTGTAAAAAGTTTCCTTGTGCAGTTAAAGATATTTAAGCGTTGTTTGGAAGCTTAAATTTTGGAAAGAGTGAGGAGCTGCTAATTTCATGATGAGCATGTGTTGGGAGAGCCTAGAGTTTTGGTGGTGAGATACGGCAGAGTCTTTTGGAAGTTTGTATTCTGGCTTTTTTGTTGAGTTAATAGAATTTCAATTATTCATGTAATTCAGCGTTAAAGCTGAAGGAGCTCCTTAACTGGGTCATTATGGCAAGCAGTTTCATTTCAAGAGCTCATCGTGTTCTTAAGTGGAAGACAAattaatgttctttaaaataaactttgcaCTGCAGTCCTCAAATCCCTTGTAAGAAACTGGGGGAGAAGCCTGTATGCAAGTTACTGCTGAAACCGTAGTGAGGATTGTCTTGTTTTAATTGTTAGTGCCCTGTGTCTCCTGGATGCAGTGCCTCTCATCCTGCTGTGGTTTATATTGATGGTCCTGCCAGGAAATTCTGATGAGGGCACTGTACAATCGAGGATGGATAACATGAATTTTCAAGACTTTTGCAGTTTGAAGGAAAAGTATGCAATTtagctttttaatataaaatgaagaTACAACCAGTGTGAGGTTTTCTTAACTTCTTTCACAAACTGACTCAACTATACCAAATAATAACGTAGTATTGTAGCTTGtccaaaagctgcttttatgtttggtttggtttggggttttttttttttgagttgaACTCAGATGTCTGAGGCTGCGGTGATTGCTCTCCCATGTCATTTGGCTTTGGACCATGTGTGAAGGTGCTGAACTCTCCCTGCCTGTAAGTGTGCCTGGGTGTCAGGGTGACCAGTGTTTATTTGGCAGGTGATACTGGACCTGGAGGAGGAGAGACAGCGGCACGCCCAGGACACAGCGGAGGGGGATGATGTCACCTACATGCTGGAGAAGGAGCGGGAGCGGCTCACCCAGCAGGTATGCTTTGGTAGCTGGTAATCACCCAGCCCACCGAAACCCCAGGCTCCTGGGTGGTGACCTCAGTAGTGATGTCTAATTGCACCTTCATGTTGAAAGAGTCGTAGGGACCTCCCGCCTCTGTAAGGCACATCATATCTATATGAAAAAcaactgtaatttttcagtgttttggtaGCTGAGCAATGCTAAAAGCTATTAATAAGCAATCAAACACTTTGAAATCTTACTTCAGCCTGAAATCTGAGAAGTTCCCAAGAACAGGGCTGCACTTAATGATAGGGCTCTCTAGTACTCAAAATTTAGAATTAGTCACGAAAGATCTCCTGGGTGTGTTATTCAGAGAtgataataaatatttgagCTTTCTGTTACTCAAGTGCTGTAGACTTTATTAAACATGCATAATACATTGGCGTTTTTAAGTCTAAATGCCTTTAAACGGCAAACAGACAAAGCAGTAAATGAGGTGGAAGGAAGCCTTGCTTGTTCAATCAGCGCATGGCAGACTGGGTGTGTATCTCACTAAAGGTCAATTGCGTTTCGTACCTGATAAAACTActagtaaataataataattcttaaTACGTGCAGCCTGAGTCTTTGCAAGACTGTCTTGCTGATACCTGGGGCAAGAGCCTCTTTCTTAGCTGTTGCTATCTTTTACTGTGTAATTTCTCCAAGATGTGTAGTAACCCCATTCGTTTTTGGGGCATTACACTTCATTTACTTTCAGGAGGTTTTGTGGTTCCCTTCcagtcttttctgttcttttctttcagttggaGTTTGAAAAATCCCAAGtgaaaaagtttgaaaaagaacagaagaagcTGTCAAGCCAgttggaggaggaaagggcacGTCACAAGCAACTGTCTTCCATGCTTGTAGTGGAGTGCAAGAAAGCCACtgccaaagcagctgaagagggACAGAAGACAGCAGAACTGAGTTTGAAattggaaaaagagaagagtaAGGTGAGTAAACTGGAAGAGGAGCTGGCATCCAAGAGGAAGCGGGGTTTACAGATGGAAGCACAAGTAGAAAAGCAGCTCTCGGAGTTTGACATTGAAAGGGAACAACTGAAAGCCAAGttgaacagagaagaaaaccgTACAAAAGCACTTAAAGAAGAGGTGGAATGTCTGAAGAAAGCTCTGAAAGAGCTGGAGGTTTCTTGCCAGGAGCACAGTCCTACCGAGCCTTTGCAGCCAAGCCCCTCGGTGACATCCAGAGGTGTTGCAACTGATGGTCCCACAGTGAAGTCTGTGTCTTGCCAGACTGAGTGTCTGCAGGCAGACGGAGCAAatcctgccagcaccagcaaagCTGTACACGCTGTGTTTCCCAGCCCTACTACACCTACTCATTCCTATGCAAAATCCAATGGTCATTGTGATACAGATGTGCAGACAGGTAGTGAGCTACTACAGACAAATGCAGCAGAGAGCCAAGTTCAAAAGGAGAAATCTGCTGGTGCAGCCTCAGAAAACGCAGTTGAGAATGGAAGCTCTCCTGTCAGAACAGAGTCACCAGTGCATCTGATGTCCCAGCTCCCTTCTGGTGGGGTCTCCCTgtctcccagcagcacagctgcctcctctttaaccccttctccctgctcctcaccagTTCTGACTAAACGCTTAGTGGGAGCTTCAGCAAGCAGCCCTGGTTACCAGTCATCCTACCAGGTGGGGATCAATCAGCGTTTCCATGCGGCTCGGCACAAGTTTCAGTCTCAAGCTGAACAGGACCATCAGTCAAGTGGTCTGCAGAGCCCACCGTCACGGGATTTGTCTCCTACTCTAGCAGATAACTCTGCCGCCAAGCAGTTGGCCCGCAATACAGTCACTCAGGTCCTTTCCAGATTTACCAGCCAGCAGGGACCTATCAAGCCTGTCTCCCCTAACAGCTCACCTTTTGGCACGGACTATCGAAATCTGGCAAATGCTGTGAGCCCCAAAACCGAATCTGGTCACTCCTCAAGCCCTGGTAAGGTTTCCAGTCCACTGAGCCCATTGTCTCCTGGAATCAAGTCACCAACCATTCCTAGAGCAGAAAGAGGGAACCCTCCACCCATTCCTCCAAAGAAGCCCGGCCTCGCTCAGTCACCTGCTGTTCCTACTCCACTAACCAAAACCTCTTCCCAGGGATCCTCTCTGGGTGCCCCCATGGACGTGGCAAGTAGCTGCTCTAACAATGCTGTAGTGTCAAATGGCAAAGACATTGAGATACTCCTGCCAACCAGCAGCTAGTCTCCAGAAAATGTGAATGTGACATTCCATGGCTTAGCATCCTAGAGCTAAGACGCTGTTTTTCCACTCCATGTTATTTATTTCCATAGTAGCAGATTCTGTCTGTATAAAGCAtttagtatatttttttcctcttttaataggtaggaaaatatttttgtttatgaagAAACCTTAACTATAGCTATACAGTAGCCTCAAAATGTCTCATGGTAACAGTCAAATCGTTAGAGATAACAAGAACCATAATCATGTGGTGGGACCTAACTATCAAACTCTAATGGGACTGAAATGCTACttttaaattatgcagaagTAACTTTTGCAGACTTTTTACTCCAGATgaacattttataaaaagtgCCTGAACTAAGCCTGCAATATGAATGTGATTCTCTGAAAAAGGTGAGGAGGGGGACCATCTAGCTGcagaaacaaattattctgtgaGTCCTGAATGTTGAAACCaacactgttttgctttttaattctttccatttGCTGAAATAAGTTAGCAAATGTGCTACGAATTCTGCAAGGTGACCACCAGACTGGTGCAGCCAGCCACACTTTGTCCTTTAGGACGTAGCTTCTAGCTGTTTGAGGAAGCACAACATAAATTTATTGGGGTAAAATTTAACCATAATACAAACCAGATAACTTTCCTCTCAGTATTCGTTGTCCATGTTGTTCTTGCTTTCCTGTAACAGATTCTGCAGAGACGCCTGTGTGCTTTAAATGGCTAAACTCTGGTTTCTGGTGTGTCACCTTGAATTTTCAAGCTCTTCAAGCATTCTACTGTTGTGTATAGAACTTCTGAGAAAAGGATCTTGCTATTACTTGACAAAGATcaattacttgaaaaaaaaaaaaaaaccaaaacactagTCCATATGATACAGGTTTTTTGCAACAGTAACATGGGATCATCtataaacaaaagcaataattttGTTCCTCATCTCTATCT harbors:
- the CTTNBP2NL gene encoding CTTNBP2 N-terminal-like protein, whose protein sequence is MNLEKLSKPELLTLFSILEGELEARDLVIEALKAQHRDTFLEERYGKYNISDPLMALQRDFETLKEGNRGEKQPVCSNPLSILKVVMKHCKNMQERMLSQLAAAESRHRKVILDLEEERQRHAQDTAEGDDVTYMLEKERERLTQQLEFEKSQVKKFEKEQKKLSSQLEEERARHKQLSSMLVVECKKATAKAAEEGQKTAELSLKLEKEKSKVSKLEEELASKRKRGLQMEAQVEKQLSEFDIEREQLKAKLNREENRTKALKEEVECLKKALKELEVSCQEHSPTEPLQPSPSVTSRGVATDGPTVKSVSCQTECLQADGANPASTSKAVHAVFPSPTTPTHSYAKSNGHCDTDVQTGSELLQTNAAESQVQKEKSAGAASENAVENGSSPVRTESPVHLMSQLPSGGVSLSPSSTAASSLTPSPCSSPVLTKRLVGASASSPGYQSSYQVGINQRFHAARHKFQSQAEQDHQSSGLQSPPSRDLSPTLADNSAAKQLARNTVTQVLSRFTSQQGPIKPVSPNSSPFGTDYRNLANAVSPKTESGHSSSPGKVSSPLSPLSPGIKSPTIPRAERGNPPPIPPKKPGLAQSPAVPTPLTKTSSQGSSLGAPMDVASSCSNNAVVSNGKDIEILLPTSS